A region of Struthio camelus isolate bStrCam1 chromosome 30, bStrCam1.hap1, whole genome shotgun sequence DNA encodes the following proteins:
- the S100A1 gene encoding protein S100-A1 yields MASQLEGAMETLINVFHHYSGKEGDKYKLSKRELKELLQSELGCFLETQKDAGAVEKIMQDLDENGDGEVDFQEYVVLVAALTVACNTFFWENA; encoded by the exons ATGGCGTCGCAGCTGGAGGGGGCCATGGAGACGCTCATCAACGTCTTCCACCACTACTCGGGCAAGGAGGGCGACAAGTACAAGCTGAGCAAGAgggagctgaaggagctgctgcagagcgAGCTGGGCTGCTTCCTGGAG ACGCAGAAGGACGCGGGCGCCGTGGAGAAGATCATGCAGGACCTGGACGAGAACGGCGACGGCGAGGTGGATTTCCAGGAGTACGTGGTGCTGGTGGCCGCCCTCACCGTGGCCTGCAACACCTTCTTCTGGGAGAACGCCTGA
- the S100A16 gene encoding protein S100-A16 — translation MAEGTELEWAIQVLVKNFDKYSSRCCCCRQPRRISKKDFRKMLSRELNHMLTDTGNKRAADKLICDLDENKDGRISFEEYWTLIGGIASPIAHIIRQQEQSVKHTK, via the exons ATGGCAGAGGGCACCGAGCTGGAATGGGCCATCCAGGTGCTGGTGAAGAACTTCGACAAGTACTcgagccgctgctgctgctgccggcagccccggcgcatCAGCAAGAAGGATTTCCGCAAGATGCTGAGCCGCGAGCTCAACCACATGCTGACG GACACCGGGAACAAGCGCGCGGCCGACAAGCTCATCTGCGACCTGGATGAGAACAAGGACGGGCGCATCAGCTTCGAGGAGTACTGGACCTTGATCGGCGGCATCGCCAGCCCCATCGCCCACATCATCCGCCAGCAGGAGCAGAGCGTCAAGCACACCAAGTAg
- the LOC138062871 gene encoding protein S100-A4-like translates to MACSLEQALTALVCTFHKYSGREGDKYKLNKAELKELLNKELPVFGSGQMDEGEFRRIMNDLDHNKDSEVDFQEFACFMACIAMGFNEFFKDCPSKQRRQK, encoded by the exons ATGGCGTGTTCCCTGGAGCAGGCGCTGACCGCCCTGGTCTGCACCTTCCACAAGTACTCCGGCAGGGAAGGCGACAAGTACAAGCTCAACAAGGCCGAGCTCAAGGAGCTGCTGAACAAGGAGCTGCCGGTCTTCGGGAGC GGGCAGATGGACGAAGGGGAGTTCAGGAGGATCATGAACGACCTGGACCACAACAAGGACAGCGAGGTGGACTTCCAGGAGTTCGCCTGCTTCATGGCCTGCATCGCCATGGGCTTCAACGAGTTCTTCAAGGATTGCCCTTCCAAGCAGCGCCGCCAGAAGTGA
- the LOC138062908 gene encoding protein S100-A14-like: MGQCNCRKKRKDCQELTAVEQAIETVINQFHCYAVKGQKEYLTPNELRELVVQKLPHLGKCVGPLDEKIECLGDPDEAKLEFGEYWDMMGDAAKGCRRK, encoded by the exons ATGGGCCAGTGCAACTGCCGCAAGAAGCGCAAG GACTGCCAGGAGCTCACCGCCGTGGAGCAGGCCATCGAGACCGTCATCAACCAGTTCCACTGCTACGCGGTGAAGGGGCAGAAGGAGTACCTGACGCCCAACGAGCTGCGCGAGCTGGTGGTGCAGAAGCTGCCCCACCTGGGCAAG TGCGTGGGGCCACTGGATGAGAAGATCGAGTGCTTGGGCGACCCCGACGAGGCCAAGCTGGAGTTCGGCGAGTACTGGGACATGATGGGCGACGCGGCCAAGGGCTGCCGCAGGAAgtag